A genomic region of Mus musculus strain C57BL/6J chromosome 7, GRCm38.p6 C57BL/6J contains the following coding sequences:
- the Olfr523 gene encoding olfactory receptor 523: MSSKYLMAWSTGQNLSTPGPFILLGFPGPRSMRIGLFLLFLVMYLLTVAGNLAIISLVGAHRCLQTPMYFFLCNLSFLEIWFTTACVPKTLATFAPRGGAISLAGCATQMYFVFSLGCTEYFLLAVMAYDRYLAICLPLRYGGIMTPGLATRLALGSWLCGFSAIIVPAALIARLSFCGSRVINHFFCDISPWIVLSCTDTQVVELVSFGIAFCVILGSCGITLVSYAYIITTIIKIPSAQGRHRAFSTCSSHLTVVLIWYGSTIFLHVRTSVESSLDLTKAVTVLNTIVTPVLNPFIYTLRNKDVKEALRRTMKGK; encoded by the coding sequence ATGTCCTCAAAATACTTAATGGCTTGGAGTACTGGCCAGAACCTGTCCACACCAGGACCATTCATCTTGCTGGGCTTCCCGGGGCCAAGGAGCATGCGCATTGGGCTCTTCCTGCTTTTCCTGGTCATGTATCTGCTTACAGTAGCTGGAAACCTGGCCATCATCTCCCTGGTGGGTGCCCACAGATGCCTACAGACACCAATGTACTTCTTCCTCTGCAACCTCTCCTTCCTGGAGATCTGGTTCACCACAGCCTGCGTGCCCAAGACCCTGGCCACGTTTGCTCCCCGGGGTGGAGCCATCTCCTTGGCTGGCTGTGCCACACAGATGTACTTCGTCTTTTCTCTGGGCTGTACCGAGTATTTCCTGCTGGCTGTGATGGCTTATGACCGCTACCTGGCCATCTGCCTGCCACTGCGCTACGGTGGCATCATGACACCTGGGCTGGCGACACGGTTGGCCCTGGGATCCTGGCTGTGTGGCTTTTCTGCAATCATAGTTCCTGCTGCCCTCATTGCCCGCCTCTCTTTCTGCGGCTCACGTGTCATCAACCACTTCTTCTGTGACATTTCGCCCTGGATAGTGCTTTCCTGCACGGACACGCAGGTGGTAGAGCTAGTGTCTTTTGGTATTGCCTTCTGTGTCATTCTGGGCTCCTGTGGTATCACACTAGTCTCCTATGCCTACATCATCACTACCATCATCAAGATTCCCTCTGCCCAGGGCCGGCACCGCGCCTTCTCTACCTGCTCATCCCATCTCACTGTGGTGCTTATTTGGTATGGCTCTACTATCTTCTTGCACGTGAGGACCTCGGTAGAGAGCTCCTTGGACCTCACCAAAGCTGTCACAGTGCTCAATACCATTGTCACACCCGTCTTGAACCCTTTCATATATACCCTGAGGAACAAGGATGTGAAGGAGGCTCTGCGCAGGACAATGAAGGGGAAGTGA
- the Olfr522 gene encoding olfactory receptor 522 — protein MSNCSNNALVTEFILLGFPELCHLQGLLFGFFLIIYVVTVLENLVIVGTISASRQLHTPMYFFLANLSVLETLYTTVTVPKLLADLLAGAKTISFSGCLTQLFLFLSLGSSECFLLSTMACDRYLAICRPLHYPAIMDSKLCLHLALSAWLGGFLASFVSTALISRLRFCGPNALNHFFCDISPLLQLSCTDTTAIEMLDFVAALAVLATSLIVTSVSYVHIIATVLRIPGGAGRRKAFSTCASHLVVVLIFYTTTTFMYARPHAISSFDLNKLVSVIYSVVTPLLNPIIYCLRNRDIREAFTKFLQPLRFP, from the coding sequence ATGAGCAACTGCAGCAACAACGCTTTGGTGACAGAGTTCATTCTTCTGGGTTTCCCAGAGCTGTGCCATCTACAAGGGCTGCTATTTGGGTTCTTCCTCATCATCTATGTGGTGACTGTCCTAGAGAACCTGGTCATTGTGGGCACCATCAGTGCTAGCCGGCAGctacacacacccatgtacttcttcctggcCAATCTGTCTGTGCTCGAGACCCTCTACACCACAGTCACAGTGCCCAAGCTGCTTGCTGACCTCCTAGCAGGGGCAAAAACCATCTCCTTCTCGGGGTGCCTCACCCAgctgttcctctttctttctctgggcTCCTCTGAGTGTTTCTTACTGTCCACCATGGCCTGTGACCGGTACCTGGCCATCTGCCGTCCACTGCACTACCCAGCCATCATGGATTCAAAGCTGTGCCTGCATCTAGCTCTTAGTGCCTGGCTTGGGGGCTTCTTGGCCTCCTTTGTGTCCACGGCTCTCATCTCTCGCCTCAGGTTCTGTGGCCCCAATGCCCTCAACCACTTCTTCTGTGATATCTCACCTCTGTTGCAACTGTCCTGCACAGACACCACTGCCATTGAAATGCTGGACTTTGTGGCAGCTTTAGCAGTACTTGCAACCTCTCTGATAGTGACCTCAGTCTCCTATGTCCACATCATTGCCACTGTCCTGAGGATTCCAGGAGGGGCAGGCCGCAGGAAGGCCTTCTCCACCTGTGCCTCTCACTTGGTGGTGGTCTTGATCTTCTACACCACCACCACTTTCATGTATGCCCGGCCTCATGCCATAAGCTCCTTCGACCTCAACAAGCTAGTATCTGTGATTTACTCGGTAGTGACCCCCCTGCTGAACCCTATAATCTACTGCCTGCGCAACCGTGACATCAGAGAGGCATTTACCAAGTTCCTGCAGCCCCTCAGGTTCCCCTGA
- the Olfr524 gene encoding olfactory receptor 524 isoform X1: MFARRNSSDVTEFILVGFSGSLGLHLSLLGLFLLAYMLTVTENLVIITVIRASPSLHKPMYLFLSNLSFLEIWYISVTVPKMLLSLVSPKFQHISFTGCMAQLYFFLALACTECALLGVMAYDRYVAVCNPLRYPVIMSPGLCSLLAGGSWLSGFTISLGKVFFISRLGYCGPNVMNHFFCDVSPLLNLACSDMSVAELVDFLLALLILLGPLLLTVFSYTAILSTVLRMPSAGGRQKAFSTCASHLAVVVIFYSASLFIYARPRALYSFDYNKLVSVVYTVLTPLINPIIYCLRNQEVKQALHKVQQRAAQVLGASS, encoded by the coding sequence ATGTTTGCCAGGAGGAACAGCTCAGATGTGACTGAGTTCATCCTTGTAGGATTCTCAGGCTCCCTGGGGCTCCACCTAAGCCTTCTAGGGCTGTTCTTGCTGGCTTACATGCTGACTGTCACAGAGAACCTGGTCATCATCACAGTCATTCGCGCCAGCCCCTCACTGCACAAGCCTATGTACCTCTTCCTCAGCAACCTGTCCTTCCTAGAGATCTGGTACATCTCTGTCACGGTGCCCAAGATGTTGCTCAGCCTGGTCTCTCCCAAGTTCCAGCACATCTCCTTCACAGGCTGCATGGCCCAACTGTACTTCTTCTTGGCACTGGCCTGTACCGAGTGCGCGCTCTTGGGTgtcatggcctatgaccgctatgtggcggTCTGCAACCCGCTTCGCTACCCAGTCATCATGAGCCCCGGTCTCTGCAGCCTCCTGGCTGGAGGCTCCTGGTTGTCTGGCTTCACCATTTCCCTGGGGAAGGTCTTCTTCATTTCTCGTCTAGGCTACTGTGGCCCCAACGTCATGAACCACTTCTTCTGTGATGTGTCCCCACTACTCAACCTTGCCTGCTCTGACATGTCAGTTGCAGAGCTTGTAGACTTCCTCCTGGCGCTGCTCATCTTGTTGGGGCCACTGCTGTTGACTGTCTTCTCCTACACGGCCATTCTCAGCACCGTGCTACGCATGCCCTCCGCCGGTGGCAGGCAGAAGGCCTTCTCCACCTGCGCCTCACACCTGGCCGTGGTGGTCATCTTCTATTCAGCTTCTCTCTTCATCTATGCCCGGCCCCGTGCCCTCTACTCCTTCGACTACAACAAGCTTGTGTCTGTTGTCTACACAGTGCTCACACCCCTAATTAACCCCATCATCTACTGCCTTCGGAACCAAGAGGTCAAGCAAGCGCTACATAAGGTACAGCAGCGAGCAGCCCAGGTTCTAGGCGCCTCCTCCTAG